The Opitutaceae bacterium genome has a window encoding:
- a CDS encoding TIGR00282 family metallophosphoesterase, with amino-acid sequence MFRVLFIGDVVGRPGRSYLAAHLPGLRKELEVDLVVANGENAAAGAGITKPLAEELLAAGTDGLTLGDHVWDQRGFETVIGEMDRICRPANLDSSCPGRDHLILEAAGRRIAVFTLLGRQFMKPRDCPFRAADRLIERLNGQVDGMIAEIHAEATSEKIAFGRYLDGRVSAVIGTHTHVTTADASILPKGTGYITDVGMTGPHDSIIGREVDPVVAGFLDGMPRRFQVAAGDARLSAILLEIEPDGRCSSIQPIRK; translated from the coding sequence GTGTTCAGGGTTCTTTTCATTGGGGATGTGGTGGGCCGTCCGGGCCGATCGTACCTGGCGGCCCATCTGCCCGGTCTGCGAAAGGAACTGGAGGTCGACCTGGTGGTGGCCAATGGTGAAAATGCCGCGGCTGGAGCCGGCATCACCAAACCGTTGGCCGAGGAATTGTTGGCGGCTGGAACCGATGGCCTTACCCTCGGGGACCACGTCTGGGATCAACGCGGGTTTGAAACAGTGATCGGAGAAATGGACCGGATCTGCCGGCCGGCCAACCTCGACTCCTCCTGTCCGGGGCGGGACCATCTGATCCTCGAGGCTGCCGGTCGGCGGATCGCGGTATTCACGCTGCTGGGCCGGCAGTTCATGAAGCCGAGGGATTGCCCCTTCCGGGCGGCCGATCGCCTGATTGAACGTCTCAACGGTCAGGTCGACGGCATGATCGCGGAAATCCACGCCGAGGCCACTTCGGAGAAAATCGCGTTCGGCCGTTACCTGGACGGTCGGGTCAGCGCGGTCATCGGCACCCACACCCACGTGACGACGGCCGACGCTTCGATTCTCCCGAAGGGGACCGGGTATATCACCGATGTCGGGATGACGGGCCCGCATGACTCGATCATCGGGAGGGAAGTCGACCCGGTCGTCGCCGGGTTTCTGGACGGAATGCCACGTCGGTTTCAGGTGGCGGCCGGAGATGCCCGGCTTTCGGCGATCCTGCTGGAGATCGAGCCGGACGGTCGCTGTTCTTCGATTCAACCGATCCGGAAGTAA
- the dnaX gene encoding DNA polymerase III subunit gamma/tau: MSTGYQVLARKWRPQSFDEVVGQDHVIRTLRNAITRNRIAHAYLFVGPRGTGKTTTARLFAKALNCERGPTAEPCGVCPACVSITEGSSMDVIEIDGASNNSVDQVRELRDDVRYAPSQGRFKVYIIDEVHMLSNQAFNALLKTLEEPPEHVKFVFATTEAQKVLPTIISRCQRFDLKPIQDDVIIERLKLICAEEKIAADDAALAAVARLADGGMRDSQSILDQMIAFCGETITESDVLEVYGLVSEADVTALARAVAAADFAGVVALIDRFDSEGRDLFRVLIDLQEVAQDAMLDSVKGNGRSNLLGTSMTTEALARLIDGLRQGENSLKFGLSEKVNFEVTLIRAIENSRARAIDTLIRELTGLAAQTGEPAAEDGQKKKSRLSA; this comes from the coding sequence ATGTCCACCGGATACCAGGTTCTCGCCCGCAAGTGGCGTCCCCAGTCTTTTGACGAGGTCGTCGGGCAGGATCATGTCATCCGGACGTTGCGTAACGCGATAACCCGCAATCGGATCGCTCACGCCTACCTCTTCGTCGGCCCTCGCGGGACAGGAAAGACGACCACGGCCCGCCTGTTTGCCAAGGCGCTCAATTGTGAGCGGGGGCCCACGGCCGAACCCTGCGGAGTCTGTCCGGCCTGTGTCTCGATCACCGAGGGCAGTTCGATGGATGTCATCGAAATCGATGGAGCCTCCAACAACTCGGTCGACCAGGTTCGGGAGTTGCGTGACGATGTGCGCTACGCGCCGTCCCAGGGACGATTCAAGGTCTACATCATCGATGAAGTCCACATGCTCTCGAATCAGGCCTTCAACGCCCTGCTCAAGACCCTCGAGGAGCCTCCGGAGCATGTGAAGTTCGTTTTCGCCACGACGGAGGCGCAGAAAGTCCTGCCGACGATCATCTCCCGGTGTCAGCGCTTTGACCTGAAGCCCATCCAGGACGACGTCATCATCGAACGCCTCAAGTTGATCTGCGCCGAGGAAAAGATTGCCGCCGACGACGCGGCCCTGGCCGCCGTGGCCCGCCTGGCTGACGGCGGGATGCGCGATTCTCAATCCATCCTCGATCAGATGATCGCCTTTTGCGGAGAGACCATCACAGAGAGTGACGTGCTGGAGGTCTATGGCCTGGTCTCAGAAGCCGACGTGACCGCGCTTGCCCGGGCGGTGGCTGCGGCTGATTTTGCCGGAGTGGTCGCCCTGATCGACCGCTTCGATTCCGAGGGGCGGGATCTCTTCCGGGTGTTGATCGATCTTCAGGAAGTCGCCCAGGATGCGATGCTCGACTCGGTCAAAGGTAACGGCCGATCGAACCTGTTGGGAACGTCGATGACGACTGAGGCGTTGGCACGCCTGATTGACGGGCTCCGGCAAGGCGAAAACAGCCTGAAGTTCGGGCTGTCCGAGAAGGTCAATTTCGAGGTCACCCTGATTCGGGCGATCGAGAACAGCCGGGCGCGCGCCATCGATACCTTGATCCGCGAGCTGACCGGACTGGCCGCGCAGACCGGGGAACCTGCCGCGGAAGACGGCCAAAAAAAAAAGTCCCGGCTGAGCGCCTGA
- a CDS encoding gamma-glutamylcyclotransferase family protein has product MTSPVDYPAEDHLVFVYGTLMRGYENHPFIEGQRFLGEARTRPGYRLHQLTGYPGMVVHPGDAIGIPGELWAVTEACLRELHRLEGVNVGLYAYEPVRLQPPFEHLPTFTYLYLPGTLGRPVIEGGWTGGT; this is encoded by the coding sequence GTGACTTCCCCCGTCGATTATCCAGCCGAAGACCATCTGGTCTTCGTTTACGGCACCCTGATGCGGGGATACGAAAACCATCCGTTTATTGAGGGGCAGCGCTTCCTCGGCGAGGCCCGCACCCGGCCCGGCTACAGGCTTCATCAATTGACCGGCTACCCGGGGATGGTGGTCCACCCCGGGGACGCAATCGGCATCCCAGGGGAGCTCTGGGCCGTAACCGAAGCCTGCCTGCGCGAGCTCCACCGCCTGGAGGGTGTCAACGTGGGGCTCTACGCCTATGAGCCGGTCCGACTCCAGCCGCCATTCGAGCACCTGCCGACCTTTACCTACCTCTACCTCCCCGGCACCCTAGGCCGGCCCGTGATCGAGGGCGGATGGACCGGGGGAACGTGA
- a CDS encoding glutamine synthetase beta-grasp domain-containing protein → MAKLKLEYLWLDGYTPVANIRGKTKVVDGDPDTFSLEDCPMWGFDGSSTKQAEGKNSDCLLKPVALFKDSTKRNGFLVMSEVMNPDGTPHPTNSRATIEDDPGTWFGFEQEYFLYQDGRPLGFPETGYPAPQGGYYTGVGYANVGDIARAIVDEHLDLCIDAGINHEGINAEVAKGQWEFQIFGKGSATAADQIWVARYLLLRLCEKYGVDVEWHCKPIKGDWNGSGMHCNFSTQYMREVGGKEYFEKLMEAFNKYRDEHIAVYGPDNHLRLTGLHETQSIDKFNYGLADRGASVRIPHSFINNGYKGYLEDRRPNSQGDPYKIASRILKTISTVPTS, encoded by the coding sequence ATGGCCAAACTGAAACTGGAATACCTCTGGCTTGATGGTTACACCCCTGTAGCCAACATCCGAGGCAAGACTAAAGTCGTCGACGGCGACCCGGATACCTTTTCGCTGGAGGATTGCCCGATGTGGGGATTCGACGGCAGCTCAACCAAGCAGGCCGAGGGCAAGAACTCGGACTGTCTGCTGAAACCGGTCGCGCTCTTCAAGGACAGCACCAAACGAAACGGCTTCCTGGTGATGTCCGAGGTAATGAATCCGGACGGCACCCCGCATCCCACGAATTCCCGTGCGACGATCGAGGATGATCCGGGCACCTGGTTCGGATTTGAGCAGGAGTATTTCCTCTACCAGGACGGCCGTCCTCTCGGTTTTCCGGAAACCGGATATCCGGCCCCTCAGGGCGGTTACTATACGGGAGTCGGCTACGCCAATGTCGGCGATATCGCCCGTGCCATCGTGGATGAGCACCTTGACCTCTGTATCGACGCCGGGATCAACCATGAGGGGATCAACGCCGAGGTGGCCAAGGGTCAGTGGGAGTTCCAGATCTTCGGCAAGGGATCCGCGACTGCCGCGGACCAGATCTGGGTTGCCCGTTACCTTCTTCTTCGTCTTTGCGAAAAGTATGGCGTGGATGTCGAGTGGCACTGCAAGCCGATCAAGGGTGACTGGAACGGCTCGGGCATGCACTGCAATTTCTCGACCCAGTACATGCGTGAAGTCGGCGGCAAGGAATACTTCGAGAAGCTGATGGAAGCCTTCAACAAGTACAGGGACGAACACATCGCCGTCTACGGTCCGGACAATCACCTGCGTCTGACCGGCCTGCACGAGACCCAGTCGATCGACAAGTTCAACTATGGCCTGGCCGATCGTGGCGCCTCGGTGCGTATCCCGCACAGCTTCATCAATAACGGCTACAAGGGATACCTCGAAGACCGTCGTCCGAACTCCCAGGGAGATCCCTACAAGATCGCGTCGCGGATTCTCAAGACGATCAGCACGGTCCCGACCAGCTGA
- a CDS encoding serine/threonine protein phosphatase, with protein MHEIKDTGRAIVRIGYDGRVHKTFRGPKARERFENEVKVLRYLEQVGCDFVPRLLEAHPETLNMITTNCGSRVDHLSEERMKELYDELETFGVRHEDAFLRNVTYRQTDGRFCLIDFEFATILNDPPKPAVDAG; from the coding sequence ATGCATGAGATCAAGGATACCGGTCGCGCCATTGTCCGGATCGGCTACGACGGCCGCGTCCACAAGACATTCCGCGGCCCCAAGGCCCGGGAACGGTTCGAAAACGAGGTCAAGGTGCTGCGCTATCTTGAGCAGGTCGGGTGCGATTTCGTACCGCGCCTGCTCGAGGCCCATCCGGAAACGCTCAATATGATCACCACCAATTGCGGTTCCCGGGTCGATCACCTCAGCGAGGAACGGATGAAGGAACTCTACGACGAACTCGAGACCTTCGGAGTTCGCCATGAGGACGCCTTCCTTCGAAACGTCACCTACCGGCAGACCGACGGGCGTTTTTGCCTGATCGATTTCGAGTTCGCCACCATCCTCAACGACCCCCCCAAGCCCGCCGTCGATGCCGGATGA
- a CDS encoding flavoprotein, producing the protein METTLTGKTIVVGITGSIAAYKGADLVSRLRKAGASVHVVLTEGGARFITPLTLQALSRNPVATDLWDEGNGWQPGHIDLADRADLLVVAPATADVIARFAHGLAPDFLCSLYLACRAPVLIAPAMNGKMYLHPATQANLETLRSRGNTFVGPEEGMLACGYEGIGRLWPVEQIVERIEEMLAGE; encoded by the coding sequence ATGGAAACGACGCTGACCGGGAAGACGATCGTGGTCGGGATCACGGGTTCGATTGCCGCCTACAAGGGAGCTGATCTGGTCAGCCGCCTGCGCAAGGCGGGAGCGTCCGTTCATGTGGTCCTGACCGAAGGTGGTGCCCGGTTCATCACTCCCTTGACCCTGCAGGCCTTGAGCCGGAACCCGGTCGCCACGGATCTCTGGGATGAAGGCAACGGCTGGCAGCCCGGACATATTGACCTTGCCGACCGGGCCGACCTGCTGGTGGTGGCTCCGGCGACGGCGGATGTGATCGCCCGGTTTGCCCACGGTCTGGCTCCGGATTTTCTCTGCTCCCTTTACCTGGCCTGCCGGGCACCGGTCCTGATCGCTCCGGCCATGAACGGGAAAATGTACCTCCATCCGGCGACCCAGGCCAATCTGGAGACGCTCAGGTCCCGCGGGAACACCTTTGTCGGGCCGGAGGAGGGGATGCTCGCCTGCGGCTATGAAGGCATCGGCCGGCTCTGGCCGGTTGAGCAGATCGTTGAGCGGATCGAGGAAATGCTGGCGGGAGAGTAA
- a CDS encoding TonB-dependent receptor — MSTSCQSMKHRRTRRFLLFLGLTCGLWAQLQAQDTAVLGGRVSAASDGLPLEGVQVTIDRLSQSASTGRGGRYQLSGLPTGTVRVLFNYVGLAEVSREVALRAGDNRLDVAMEWEVFELDAFVVEGSAIGQARALNLQRSADTLSTIVSADAIGRFPDQNAAEALSRLPGISVERDQGEGRFVVVRGIDPNLNSVALDGVKLASPSAGERATLLDTIPTDTLQSIEVFKSTLPSQSGDSVGGYINIRTPSAFDDDARILRFGIQGNYSDLAGDWRGKVNGAFGQQFNEGKVGFMINASYEEREFGSDNKEADPWTVEEGGDGSSGYISEAIQFREYDLVRTRTGISANLEFKPSPEAYYFLRGSWNEYEDTEIRHRMILEDLEDFREIENDTFIADTAVAVREMKDRTENMRIMAASIGGENQIGQLKVDYRLSYSKAEEDTPFDLETVYEFTEDVGLRFTGTSGDLPAHEQLTGPSLTDPDNYDFDGVELASQLVGETDISGDVKLTYDFNQPTLRSVSFGGLFRTKEKTSDLEVFKNDDNPSQVDTLSGFVYANPRDTYRSGLPYISPDFSTFFRDNRAAFAMERDEVDSILEDFRSDEDVAAGFAMATLDLAGWQLIAGVRVENTRFKTSGYSFNDDRGDIFTVSASRDYTDVLPGLHLRKDFGADSVLRFSVNKTLSRPNFEQTIPNAEIEGDEVTVGNPLLDPLESFNVDLSFERYLRPLGLFSAAVFYKEIDNFIYEQVINGTFPGVGDAEITTFRNGPSGSILGLELAYQRQLNFLPAAFDGMSFYSNLTLVDSEADVLGPEEGDPTREVPFIKQSDWIANIALTYEKHGIFARLAYSYRDDYLDEVGEESIEDRYISNFGQLDLSLAYTVNQNVTVFANWVNITNEPLRANWDVSGRLSQFEEYGWSVNAGLKLVF; from the coding sequence ATGAGCACTTCCTGCCAATCCATGAAGCACCGGCGCACCCGCCGGTTTCTCCTCTTTCTGGGTCTCACCTGCGGCCTATGGGCCCAGTTACAAGCCCAAGACACCGCGGTCCTCGGCGGTCGTGTCTCCGCCGCATCCGACGGGCTTCCCCTTGAAGGGGTTCAGGTGACCATCGACCGCCTGTCACAGAGCGCCTCGACCGGGCGTGGCGGGCGCTACCAGTTGAGCGGTCTGCCCACCGGAACGGTGCGGGTGCTCTTCAATTACGTGGGACTGGCGGAGGTTTCCCGGGAAGTTGCCCTTCGTGCCGGCGACAATCGCCTGGATGTGGCCATGGAGTGGGAGGTCTTCGAACTCGACGCCTTTGTCGTCGAAGGCAGCGCCATCGGCCAGGCACGGGCTCTCAATCTGCAACGCAGCGCCGACACCTTGAGTACGATCGTCTCCGCGGATGCAATCGGGCGTTTCCCCGACCAGAATGCCGCCGAAGCATTGAGTCGCCTGCCCGGAATCTCGGTGGAACGCGACCAGGGTGAGGGCCGTTTCGTGGTCGTCCGGGGTATTGACCCCAATCTCAATTCAGTCGCATTGGACGGGGTCAAGCTCGCCTCGCCGAGCGCCGGTGAGCGGGCCACGTTGCTCGACACGATCCCCACCGATACATTGCAGAGCATTGAGGTCTTCAAGTCGACCCTGCCGAGCCAATCCGGTGATTCGGTGGGCGGCTACATCAATATCCGCACGCCCAGCGCATTCGATGATGATGCACGCATCCTGCGCTTTGGTATTCAGGGAAACTACTCCGATCTGGCCGGCGATTGGCGAGGCAAAGTCAACGGTGCCTTCGGTCAGCAATTCAACGAGGGAAAAGTCGGATTCATGATCAACGCCTCCTATGAGGAGCGCGAGTTTGGCTCCGACAACAAAGAGGCGGATCCGTGGACCGTGGAAGAGGGTGGCGACGGTTCTTCCGGCTACATTTCCGAAGCAATCCAATTCCGCGAATACGATCTGGTGCGGACCCGCACCGGAATCTCCGCCAACCTCGAATTCAAGCCATCTCCCGAAGCCTACTACTTTTTGCGCGGCAGCTGGAACGAATACGAGGACACCGAAATCCGCCACCGCATGATTTTAGAAGATCTCGAGGACTTCCGCGAAATCGAGAATGACACATTCATCGCCGATACCGCGGTTGCGGTCCGGGAAATGAAGGACCGGACCGAAAACATGCGGATCATGGCCGCCTCCATCGGCGGAGAAAACCAGATTGGCCAACTCAAGGTCGATTACCGCTTGTCCTATTCCAAAGCCGAGGAGGACACGCCCTTCGATCTTGAAACCGTCTACGAATTCACAGAGGATGTCGGATTGCGCTTCACCGGCACCAGCGGCGACCTGCCGGCGCATGAACAGCTCACCGGACCGTCCCTGACGGACCCGGACAATTACGATTTCGACGGGGTGGAACTGGCCAGCCAGCTGGTGGGCGAAACGGATATCTCAGGGGACGTCAAGTTGACCTACGATTTCAATCAGCCGACCCTCCGATCGGTTTCGTTCGGCGGGCTGTTCCGCACCAAGGAAAAGACGAGCGATCTGGAAGTCTTCAAGAACGACGACAATCCCAGCCAGGTCGATACCCTCAGCGGCTTTGTTTATGCCAATCCGCGTGACACCTATCGGTCCGGATTGCCCTATATTTCACCTGATTTCTCAACGTTTTTCAGGGACAACCGCGCTGCCTTCGCCATGGAGCGCGATGAAGTCGATTCCATTCTGGAAGACTTCCGCTCCGACGAAGATGTCGCGGCGGGCTTCGCCATGGCAACCCTAGACCTCGCCGGATGGCAGCTCATTGCCGGCGTTCGCGTCGAAAACACGCGTTTCAAAACCTCGGGATATTCCTTCAATGATGACAGGGGCGACATCTTCACGGTGAGCGCTTCCCGGGATTATACCGATGTCTTGCCCGGCCTCCATTTGCGCAAGGACTTCGGGGCCGACAGCGTCCTCCGCTTCTCCGTGAACAAGACCCTGTCGCGGCCGAACTTTGAGCAAACCATACCGAACGCGGAAATCGAGGGTGACGAGGTCACCGTCGGCAATCCCCTCCTTGATCCGCTGGAGTCCTTCAATGTCGATTTGTCGTTCGAGCGCTACCTGCGCCCGCTGGGGCTATTCTCCGCAGCGGTGTTCTACAAGGAAATCGACAACTTCATCTACGAACAGGTGATCAACGGAACCTTCCCCGGCGTTGGCGATGCGGAGATCACCACCTTCCGCAATGGACCCTCCGGATCGATCCTCGGCCTCGAACTCGCCTATCAGCGTCAGCTCAACTTTCTGCCTGCAGCCTTCGATGGTATGAGTTTCTACAGCAATCTGACGTTGGTTGATTCGGAGGCAGACGTGCTCGGACCCGAAGAAGGCGATCCGACCCGCGAGGTGCCGTTTATCAAGCAATCCGATTGGATCGCCAACATCGCCCTTACCTACGAGAAGCACGGGATCTTTGCCCGTCTCGCCTACAGCTACCGCGATGATTACCTCGATGAGGTCGGAGAGGAATCGATCGAGGATCGCTATATCTCCAATTTCGGCCAGCTTGACTTGTCGCTCGCCTATACCGTCAACCAAAACGTGACCGTATTCGCAAACTGGGTCAATATCACCAATGAACCCCTCCGGGCCAATTGGGATGTTTCCGGTCGCCTGTCCCAATTTGAAGAGTACGGCTGGAGCGTCAACGCGGGCCTCAAGCTGGTGTTCTAG
- the ilvB gene encoding biosynthetic-type acetolactate synthase large subunit, producing the protein MKPANQVATFPKPDIGPEMKGAEIVIECLAREGVDTVFAYPGGASMELHQALAKSQSIRTILPRHEQGGAFAAEGYARASGKVGVCMATSGPGATNLVTAIADAFMDSTPLVAITGQVYQKFIGKSAFQETDFFGMTLPVVKHSYLILDVNDIPHVIKEAFLIARTGRPGPVVVDIPKDVQQALSRPNFPHAIELRSSKMPAHATDEELKHILALISASTRPVLYVGGGVISAEASNDLKAFAERTRIPVATTLMGVGAFPETHPLSMKWFGMHGSAYGNWAVHQSDLLLAFGARFDDRITGDPARFAPEASIVHVDIDASEHNKNKRVDHPIVSEIGYALRRMNELMEALKFKAPDTGAWLEKIEGWKRDHPFSYRKSKHILPQEAIQTLCELTKGEAIITTGVGQHQMWSAQFYDFNKPRCLVSSLGLGSMGYGYPAAIGAKAAFPDRQVIDIDGDGSFLMNIQELATAKIEKIGAKAMVLNNQHLGMVVQWEDRFYNSVRGHTILGDASNIGTPENLGGIYPDFVTIARGFGVPSRRVHLKSELREAIQEMLDCDGPYLLDVIVPYNEHVIPMIPASQSVDEMIIE; encoded by the coding sequence ATGAAACCTGCCAATCAAGTCGCCACCTTCCCCAAGCCGGACATCGGGCCTGAAATGAAAGGCGCTGAAATCGTCATTGAATGCCTCGCACGCGAAGGCGTCGATACGGTCTTTGCCTACCCGGGTGGTGCCTCGATGGAGCTTCACCAGGCCCTCGCCAAATCGCAAAGCATCCGGACCATCCTGCCCCGCCACGAACAGGGAGGCGCGTTCGCGGCCGAGGGCTATGCCCGGGCCAGCGGCAAAGTCGGGGTGTGCATGGCGACCAGTGGACCCGGCGCGACCAATCTGGTCACCGCGATCGCGGATGCCTTCATGGACAGCACGCCGCTGGTCGCGATCACCGGCCAGGTCTACCAGAAGTTCATCGGGAAATCCGCCTTCCAGGAGACCGATTTCTTCGGGATGACCCTCCCGGTCGTCAAACACAGCTACCTGATCCTCGACGTGAACGATATCCCTCACGTCATCAAGGAGGCGTTCCTCATCGCACGCACCGGCCGTCCCGGACCAGTCGTGGTGGACATTCCCAAGGATGTACAGCAGGCCCTGTCCCGACCGAATTTTCCCCACGCGATCGAGTTGCGCTCGAGCAAGATGCCCGCTCACGCCACCGACGAGGAACTGAAGCATATTCTCGCACTGATCAGCGCGTCCACCAGGCCCGTCCTCTACGTCGGCGGCGGCGTCATTTCGGCCGAAGCCAGCAATGATCTCAAAGCCTTTGCCGAACGGACACGGATACCGGTCGCCACCACCCTCATGGGTGTGGGCGCCTTTCCCGAAACCCATCCACTCTCCATGAAGTGGTTCGGCATGCACGGTTCCGCCTACGGCAACTGGGCGGTCCATCAGTCGGATCTGCTCCTCGCCTTCGGGGCACGCTTCGATGACCGCATCACCGGTGACCCGGCCCGCTTCGCCCCGGAAGCGTCCATCGTCCACGTCGATATCGACGCCTCGGAACACAACAAGAACAAACGGGTCGATCATCCGATCGTCTCGGAGATCGGATACGCGCTCCGGCGGATGAACGAATTGATGGAGGCTCTCAAGTTCAAGGCCCCCGACACCGGGGCCTGGCTTGAGAAAATCGAAGGATGGAAACGCGATCACCCGTTCAGTTACCGCAAGAGCAAGCATATCCTGCCCCAGGAAGCCATTCAAACTCTTTGCGAACTGACCAAAGGCGAAGCCATCATCACAACCGGGGTCGGCCAGCACCAGATGTGGTCCGCCCAGTTCTACGACTTCAACAAGCCGCGCTGCCTGGTCAGTTCCCTCGGGCTGGGCTCGATGGGCTACGGATACCCGGCCGCGATCGGGGCCAAGGCCGCCTTCCCCGACCGGCAGGTCATCGATATTGACGGAGACGGTTCCTTCCTCATGAACATCCAGGAACTCGCCACGGCCAAGATCGAGAAGATCGGGGCCAAGGCGATGGTCCTCAACAATCAGCATCTGGGCATGGTCGTTCAGTGGGAGGATCGCTTCTACAACAGCGTGCGCGGCCACACCATCCTCGGCGATGCCTCCAATATCGGGACCCCGGAGAACCTCGGGGGCATCTACCCGGATTTTGTCACCATCGCCCGGGGCTTCGGTGTGCCCTCGCGCCGGGTGCATCTGAAGTCTGAACTGCGGGAAGCGATCCAGGAGATGCTCGACTGCGACGGCCCCTACCTGCTCGATGTCATCGTGCCCTACAACGAGCACGTCATCCCAATGATTCCGGCCAGTCAGTCGGTCGACGAGATGATCATCGAATAA
- a CDS encoding protein phosphatase 2C domain-containing protein, with translation MPDDTEETPAGHLSLRWSAKTHPGSVRQNNEDSFLALTFDGREMQVLGRIGQKTVETNDCVFAVSDGMGGAKSGEFASRLAIDGITRLLPKGYRLSAAGLSSGFSDLLQELFIGIHQSLTRLGFSYEECQGMGATLSLCWFTPEWMFYGHIGDSRIYYLPKGGSLKQLSHDHTHVGWLFRNGSISEREARDHPRKSALQQALGANTQFIEPQIGAVGLEAGDRFLICSDGLIDGLWDRHLEEALSTEEPIDPKIADHLVQIAVENSGKDNCTAMVIEVATDPLESI, from the coding sequence ATGCCGGATGACACCGAGGAGACCCCGGCCGGGCATCTTTCCCTACGCTGGTCGGCCAAGACCCATCCCGGGAGTGTCCGCCAGAACAACGAGGATTCATTTCTCGCCCTGACCTTTGACGGCCGGGAGATGCAGGTTCTCGGACGCATCGGGCAGAAGACAGTCGAAACCAATGACTGCGTCTTCGCCGTCAGCGACGGGATGGGCGGAGCGAAGTCCGGCGAATTCGCCAGCCGCCTCGCAATCGACGGCATCACCCGTCTGCTGCCCAAGGGATACCGCCTGAGCGCAGCCGGGCTTTCCAGCGGATTCTCAGACCTGCTTCAGGAACTTTTCATCGGGATTCACCAGAGCCTGACCCGATTGGGATTCAGCTACGAGGAATGCCAGGGGATGGGGGCCACCCTCAGCCTGTGCTGGTTTACGCCCGAGTGGATGTTCTACGGCCATATCGGCGACAGTCGGATCTACTACCTGCCCAAAGGGGGATCCCTGAAGCAACTCTCCCACGACCATACCCACGTCGGATGGCTCTTTCGAAATGGCTCGATTTCCGAACGTGAAGCCCGCGACCACCCTCGAAAAAGCGCCCTCCAGCAAGCCCTCGGAGCCAATACCCAGTTCATCGAACCACAGATCGGGGCGGTCGGACTGGAAGCCGGCGACCGGTTTCTTATCTGCTCCGACGGCCTGATCGACGGACTGTGGGACCGACATCTGGAAGAAGCCCTGTCCACCGAGGAGCCGATTGACCCGAAGATCGCCGATCATCTGGTCCAGATCGCCGTCGAGAACTCGGGAAAGGACAACTGTACCGCGATGGTCATCGAGGTGGCCACGGACCCTCTCGAATCGATTTGA